A window from Atribacterota bacterium encodes these proteins:
- a CDS encoding transposase, whose protein sequence is MRRATHTNSPNHKSGGFSIMYYIGIDVSKKALSVYDGRVSLEFENIEGLKSFYRYLKKHYKHLENLVLIFEATGIYSDNLREFCNLHKIKAYILNPKQSHNFAKSLGVHSKTDNIDAHTIWRYQILIPHERIQVPVIDQEVKMLASYLTSYQFIQ, encoded by the coding sequence ATGAGAAGGGCGACCCACACAAACTCTCCTAATCATAAATCAGGAGGTTTCTCTATCATGTATTATATCGGAATTGATGTGTCAAAGAAAGCCCTGTCTGTCTATGATGGCAGGGTAAGTCTGGAATTTGAAAACATAGAAGGACTCAAGAGCTTTTACCGTTATCTAAAGAAACATTACAAGCACCTTGAAAACCTGGTCCTCATCTTTGAGGCTACCGGCATCTACTCAGATAATCTTAGGGAATTCTGTAACCTGCATAAGATCAAGGCCTATATCCTAAATCCCAAGCAGAGCCATAACTTTGCCAAGTCCCTAGGGGTACACTCCAAGACCGATAATATCGATGCCCATACCATCTGGCGCTATCAGATTCTGATTCCTCATGAGAGGATACAAGTACCGGTTATAGACCAGGAGGTTAAGATGCTTGCATCCTACTTAACCAGCTATCAGTTTATCCAGG